A genomic stretch from Candidatus Bathyarchaeia archaeon includes:
- a CDS encoding ATP-dependent DNA ligase produces MDFRSLVELCEKLEKTAKRNLMVESVASFLRDLSEDEIEPAISMMLGRAFPKYDPRTLDVSWATLSGIIKRLSGVDWVSFHSAFRSTGDVGAATQLVLENRVQKQYTLLEAALTILEVRRIFEHIAESKGQGSRERKERLIEALLSRATPLEAKYLVKIIIGEMRTGFQEGLMEAAVSRAFSLPLKEVQTASMLTGNIGEVAYLCKKYGKEGILNLGFKVFRPIKPMLAQMAESLKEVFEEHGGRTALEYKFDGARIQIHMSDCEVRIFSRRLTDVTKSLPEIIDLTRSEIKAKEAILEGELIAVSDDKKPMPFQHLMRRFRRIHEVDRIAEDIPVELYLFDILYIDGKSLIKTPYVERRRKLEEIAGSIPLAKQIITSDLNEAESFLREAINEGHEGLMAKRLDSPYTPGVRGKHWFKIKEVLAPLDLVIVAAEYGYGRRHKWLSDYYLAARDGEKFTIIGKTFKGLTDDEIAEMTEALKKISIREEGNKVIVMPKIVVEVAYNEIQRSPKYESGMALRFARIIRIRDDKTPEEADTIETVRKIYESQFKRKAKIDF; encoded by the coding sequence GTGGATTTCAGGTCGCTTGTTGAACTCTGTGAAAAGCTTGAGAAGACAGCTAAGCGCAATTTAATGGTTGAGTCCGTTGCATCTTTTTTGAGAGATTTAAGTGAAGATGAGATTGAGCCAGCTATATCGATGATGCTTGGCAGGGCTTTCCCAAAGTATGATCCTAGAACCCTAGATGTTAGCTGGGCGACTTTAAGCGGGATAATTAAGCGTTTATCCGGAGTTGATTGGGTAAGCTTTCATTCAGCATTTAGGAGTACGGGTGATGTTGGTGCGGCAACTCAACTAGTTCTTGAGAATAGAGTTCAAAAGCAATATACTCTTCTTGAAGCCGCGCTCACAATTCTTGAGGTCAGAAGAATATTTGAGCATATTGCGGAATCTAAGGGTCAGGGGTCTAGGGAGAGAAAAGAAAGACTTATAGAGGCGTTACTTAGTCGAGCCACACCCCTAGAGGCGAAATATCTCGTTAAAATAATTATTGGTGAAATGAGAACCGGTTTCCAAGAGGGTTTAATGGAGGCAGCTGTTTCAAGGGCTTTCTCGCTCCCCCTAAAAGAAGTTCAAACAGCTTCTATGTTGACTGGCAATATAGGCGAGGTTGCATATTTATGTAAGAAGTATGGTAAAGAAGGCATCTTAAATCTAGGTTTCAAAGTTTTTAGGCCGATTAAACCAATGTTGGCTCAGATGGCTGAGAGTCTTAAAGAAGTCTTTGAGGAGCATGGCGGTAGGACTGCGCTAGAGTATAAGTTTGATGGCGCTAGAATACAAATTCACATGTCAGATTGTGAGGTTAGAATTTTCAGCCGCAGGCTTACAGATGTTACTAAAAGTCTCCCAGAGATAATTGATTTAACTCGCAGTGAGATTAAAGCTAAAGAAGCCATATTGGAGGGTGAACTCATAGCTGTTAGTGATGATAAAAAGCCTATGCCCTTCCAACACCTCATGCGTAGATTTAGGAGAATTCATGAGGTGGATAGAATTGCTGAAGATATTCCGGTTGAATTGTACCTTTTTGATATTCTCTATATTGACGGGAAAAGTCTAATTAAAACGCCATATGTTGAGCGGCGGAGAAAGCTTGAAGAAATAGCGGGAAGTATACCCCTAGCGAAACAGATTATAACGAGTGATTTAAATGAAGCTGAATCATTTTTAAGAGAAGCCATTAATGAAGGACATGAGGGGTTGATGGCTAAGAGGTTAGATAGCCCATATACTCCAGGTGTTAGGGGTAAACATTGGTTTAAAATCAAAGAGGTTCTGGCACCGTTAGATCTTGTTATAGTAGCTGCGGAATATGGTTATGGCAGGAGGCATAAATGGCTTTCAGATTATTATTTGGCGGCAAGGGATGGAGAAAAATTCACAATTATAGGTAAGACCTTTAAAGGATTAACTGATGACGAAATAGCTGAGATGACTGAAGCCCTCAAGAAGATATCTATTAGAGAGGAGGGGAATAAGGTTATAGTTATGCCTAAGATTGTTGTTGAGGTTGCTTATAACGAGATTCAACGAAGCCCAAAATATGAGTCTGGGATGGCTTTAAGATTCGCTAGAATAATAAGGATACGTGATGATAAAACGCCTGAAGAAGCCGATACGATAGAAACAGTACGTAAAATATATGAAAGCCAGTTTAAGAGGAAGGCTAAAATAGATTTTTAG